ATATTATTCAGAAAAAGCAAAAAAAAAGACAATTAAATGAGAGTCACTATTTTAAGTTATCTAGAAACTAGTAACTTGGGTAAGACGAGATGCACCAAATTGAGAGATAAATAAAAATCGGTAATTGTGGGGTAAGAGTCACCAATTTTAGTTGTCAAGCTACTAGTGACTTATGTTCAAATATTTTGGTTTACTGAGGTACGACATAATATGTTAGTAAACTGAAATTTGTCAAAGGagataaattatataaaatagcACCAAAACTGGCCAGGTCATATTCGTGGACCCTGGACAATCTATAGGCTGTAGCTACTAATCACTTTCACCCTTTCTGCCATCTTGTTATTTATGGGCAAGTCTAGCAGCCTCAAGTATGGTTCAGACCGTATTTAGAACATCAATTACTCTATAATATTTATATAGAATGCCTCAAGTTAATATTTCAGTTAGGTGTATTGTGATCGAAATCTATTATactctaattcttattcttaatTAAGTTGGTCTGTTATAAATTTTAGTGCGAGATAAGTTAATTACAAATATTAGACACATGTTGaattgtgtatatatatttatgcaACTTTTTTATTTTATATCCTAACTACTATCAGAACAATATAGTTGGTAACTTCGTAACAGTCTTTCACTTTATCATTTATCATTTCACATCCTGGTCATCCTTAGTGTAAAGTTTACTTTATGTCTAATTCTGTTGGGTGTTTGAGGAAATCAAATTTATATAACTTTTTTTAATATTGCAGGGTAAGGGGATCGCTCGTGAGACTGAGTATCATTCTGATGAAGATGATAATGGAAATCAATCACGTTCTCCACGTCAAAGTTGTAGTTGAAGTGGTAACTCTAACGGGATCTGGATCAGTTTGGAGATTGACATACCAGTTGGGTTCCAGTTATAGGGCTAGTTTATGTTAACTTCGAATATATTAGTTTAGTGGCTAACTTTTGCAGCTTGGGGGCGACTTATGCCTTCTTTTGGATATTAGCTGACTAATGGGTTTAGGCAGAATTATGCTTTCATTTGCTATAACTCTGTGACATATGCCTTAAGTGTGACATATGCTTGTCTTATAACTATGCGACATATGTCTGTCTTATAACTGTGCGACATATGTTTGTCGGATTTGGGATGTTTCTCTTTTTTCCTGATGCTTAATATGGGTTTGACTACTTGATTAATTTTTCTAAACGTCTTATAATATTTTGTATGAGTTATTAGTTTGTATGTGTTGAGAAATCTGTGAATGAATCACTGGTTCAATTACACAATTTGAGGACAATGGTAAAAACATAGGTATACTATAAACTAGCCACGAAATCTTTCACAACATGTGATTAAAACGATGAATTCCGTCGTAGTACTGAGCTTATTTGAGAATTTTAGGTCGGATTTCGTCGCTACCGTAGGCATATGAGCGTACTTACTGGGCATATTTATGTTGGTACCTGTCACAAAAAAGGGGACTATATGATGGATTTCGTCATAATTTCTGTGCAATTTTATGACGGATTGTGTcacaattctaaaaattatgcGATGGATAATGTCGTAATTCTGGGAATAGTTATGACGAATTACGCCACAAATTTGAAAACAATTATGACTGATTTCGTCGCACTTTgtgtttttttctttttttaatgaTTGTTTTTATTTAGTATGAGACCCACAAATAACTTGCGACTGAATAAGATAGTACGACAGAATAAGAACTTATGACACATGTATTTATGACAGTTTTTTTCCATCACAAAGTCGGTCAATTGCGACAGATTCTTTGTATTTATTCTATCGCAAAACCCCTTCCTCTTGTAGTGTGAACTCAATGTTCCCGTGGTTCCAACATTTAGGGATGTCTATGCATGCTAATCTTGGAGTAAAGCTAAAAACATTATGTATGTGCATATAAGAATGTAAACATTTATCGTAAATAAATTTTAATGAATCTACAATACAAATTCCAAACTTCACATATGAGACAGAGTGAtacaagaaattcaaaaaaaatgCTAATATATGTAGTACATATTTCTTGAGGAAAAAAGATCAATTAAATCTTCTCAGGTGAAGCCTAGTTAATTGGATGGTGGTGGTGAGAAGAAAGGAATTGAAGGAATTGCATGCATAGTAGTTGGTTTAGAAGTAGGGATGGAAGGAAGATGAGGTAGTGTTAGTTTTGGGAGGGTCGGCATCGTGGGGATTGGCATAGATGGAACCTGTGCGCTTGGCAAAGCTGGGATCGTAGGCATCGAAATAGCGGGAAGAGGTGGAAATGCGACCTTGGGTAGCGTAGGCATGGCTGGTAACGGAGGTAATGCAGTATTGGGCAGGGACGAGATTGTAGTCATTGGGGGCAAGGTAGCGGAGGGACTATTCTGCAAGAGATGCCTTGCTCCAAGACTCATACAAATTATTCTATTATACACACATGACCACTAAAGGGCTTCAAATTGGGGCTATAGACTGTAATTCGTGTCCGGCAAGGCTGCTCGCAAGCACCTCTAACTCGAACTTGCGAGCACCTCGAACTCGAACTCTTTTAACTGAACTCAACTTGACTCGAACTTCTATACAAGTCGGTCTATACATTTACATTTATTTAGTTAAAATGAGTCACAATGAGTGCATACCAAGTGTGACTAGAACTCGACTCGAATTTGAGAACTCGGCTCGATTCTAACTCGAACTCAAATTCATGTAAAATTAATAGATGAATTTTTTTTCcgaattttttattattatttataaactGAATTTTAGTTAAGTTTTATAATTATTTAGTTCACGAGAAACTTGGCTTGTTTAACTCAGAAGTAAACTTAACTCTACCCGTCTGTTAAACAAGTGTTTCGACTAAATAAGTATTTCAAAAATTTGAGCTTGCttaatttaaacttaaaaatatCCAATTTCAAACTCTTTTTGACATCATCACTCAAACGGTTGCAAGTATCAGAGTTTGGTTTTGCATTATCGAATATGGTGAAACTTTTTCTTGTTGGTGGGTTAATCGGAGTTAAAATTATCAATCTCAAAAATTATGTTTCATTCAACTTTATTTAATAAACGAGTTAAATTGAACTAGTTTATCGATTCTTTTTTGTTGAGTTTGTGAACTTACCAATTCTTTTAAATATATCGAAATTTGACATCATTTCAcgaaaaattatttaattatgtactTACCTTTAAAAATTTTAACTATAAAAGATTTTAGTCCTACCAATCATGgcaaacaattttaaaaataagctCACGGTAAAGATTTTAAAATGTCCGAAACCCAAAATTCGATCCGATCAGATCCGGAAAAATTCTGATCCGGAAAAAAACTCGGCCCCACAAGCGTTAAACGAGTCATTTTTAATTCTTGAAAATTCGGTCATGCTCGAACCCGAAAAATTCAGATAAAAATTTCAGAGTTAGAAAAACCCAGATTTTAAAAAATCAGAATAAAAGCTTTCGGCCTAGATTAAATTCTAGGCTTTTTAAAAAATCCTGACAAGATCTGATTTTTTCTATATTAAATTCATTCTTAATAACAATTGTTAGAGTTGAaagttaataattatttttataagatatATATGTTTGTACGAGTTTTTCTTGGAAAttgttaaataaaaaaaaaataaaagaatatctTTTTTTTCCTGATATTTAGCCTATTTCTTTCTACTCTTCGAAATATAATTTGTAGTGTCCAAAATACAATCTCTTacaatttaaaatatttattattttccGATATGTAAGCCACTAACATATATCAATAAAGTAGTGGATGAAAGTTTAAAAAGTGAGTAAAGCAGGgagaccgattaatattatatgtataaagtcGCTATAGTGAGAGAAGTAGTGTATGTGGTTACCTTTCATactataaattttttattatttttgaatttttttgaaatataaaCAATTGTAAATGACATCCAACAAAAGAATGTTTAAACAAATGAgagggatatatatatatatatatatatatatatatatatatatataatggaaGAAATATGTTTCAGGTCACGCGTGGGCTCATATTTTGAGAAAACTGGCCTATACAGGTTCAATTTTCAAAAATACTCGTTTCAATAACTTTCGAAAGAAATTAATAGAATTTTTTGTGCATTTCTGTGCAATGAAATATTTAATATCTGTTTAATATTCCTATTCTCATTTTTGAATAATATTCATATGTATTTTAAAAATAGAATACAAATATCAATGTCTAGTAATATCTCAATACAAAATTGAACATatatgataatatatatatatgtataaaatttaaaatcatgGTATTTAGTTTAAttgtttaaaatatttttgttatgaaaaaattatattaatatgTTTTAATTGTTTTTCTATTTCAAGGactatttatataaatttaaattttaagaTAAAAAATTTATACTTCAAAAAATACGTTGAAGTGAATTTTTCGGAAGAGGAGTGCAtaagtaaattaattatttaatttaatttcaaaaaatttgaaatactAATATCTGCTCTTTATTCAAAAAATATAAgtaaatttaataataaatataaatatttatttagaaAACGAATTATAATATTATCTAAAAATATTAATGATATCTAGATTCGGATTCCAATATTTTCTTTTATGTTAGGTTAAGAAAGAATTTTTTGATCTAACACAACAATGTAAGCTTCAAAagggttaattattttaaattttgatataTATTCCAAAATATGGTTTGAATAACACAATCTAtatgaaataatttttttcataacTTTTAGTATCTTAAAAACTAAATATAACTTCCAGTATCTTATAGATCAAATAGAAGTAATATTCAAAAGACCACTCAGTTTATAGCAAAATGCTTCCGTAAAACATTAAAACAATTGTCTGAATCACAACTAAGAAATAAAAAGAATAACTAACAATCCTATTCATATCCTAACATGTAACTCCTATTCTGtcatctgtgtttatatatttcTATGCGGGCACTTGCATGAAGCCAGCCACACCAAAACCACGATTCAATCGAAACTGTTGGGACTTGAGTAATGCATCAGAGGTCCATATTAAATGACTTGATCTCTTGAAATGATCAATCAAGCCTTCTCCTTTTCGGATCTTGATTAGCAGCGTTTGATGAACTAGGATCTGAAACAACTGTTCTCCCGTAGATTCTATAGCTCAAGAATGCTGCATCCAACACCCCAACAGGACTCCCGGACCCTGCTCGAGCTGCTACTGATACAGTACCATCAGGTAGATCAGTACTCGCTGCTATCTCTGTCAAATCTTCAATCATTTGAACACACTTCAGCAGCCTATCCTGCAAAGTCCAACAAATCATATGTTTAAGAAAAATACAAGAAGGTTTGTCCTGTCTTTTATTACAGTGGACACCGCAATTGTTTACCTTCTCAAAATGCATGACACCAGATATTGCCTTGTCAATCTCTGATTCCTGTGTTTCTCTCGTAACACAGATTGCAACAGCAGCTGAGATTTCCGAGGGCCTAAATTCTAGGAAATCAACACCTGCATTTTATTCCACCAAAATCTGTATCAAACACTTGGAACATCATAGTACCAAAATCAGTTAAGAaactttattttaatattttaactgTGAGACCTTTCATTGTGTTCACTATGAACTGGCATGATTTATAGATCAATGATCCATACATCAGAGACTCTGATGGAATCATATCTTCACTTTTGAGCTTTCTAATGAAGAAATCTATATACGAAAACGGAGTACAAGCATACATCCTCCATTTCAAGCTGGCCAACACATTAAGCTCCATCGATTTTAATGACTGATATTCAAAAATAAAGCTAGGATCTGCCACCTGAATTAAAAAAAATGACATCTTCTTATAACTATCAAAGATTCGGACCAAGCTTTGATCATTAAATTAAAGCAGAGTATGTCACACAGGCCACAGCTAGCATAAACATCACATGCACACACGATACAGGCATGTCATAATCTTTAGAAGAATTTCGCTTGCCTGCAAATCAACAGTAGATGGCACTCCAACATCTTCCAATTTTGCTGCTAACAATAAGCAGGCCACAGCTACCAATTGAACACTCCAAAATTTTTCAACCTATGCAATGCATATAAAGAAGAGACAATTAGCAATTTAGCATGTTAATACACACAGAAAAACTAAATTACGCTAAAAGCATTGACTTTAATTAATTTCATAGACTTACTAGATGTTCATAAACAGAAAGATAGCGATTCAAGTAATTAATCGCTAAGCAAATAGTCGGCGCTCCAGAACAAAAATGCCCATGAGCCTATtaataaaaaacacaaaaacccgaATCAGAAATTCCACATTGGCATCACTTCTAATTAGGCATCATTCACAAGGGCATAAGCAAAAAATGCAATAAAGATTATAAATTCATGTAATGCATTTATCAAACAACAATGGTGACTAAAGGGGTATAAAATCCACCACTTTTTTCTCTCAAACacaaaaaatttaacaaaaatcgAAGAATGTCCTTTACTCAATTTAAAAAAACAACAAAACTCAAGAAAGACACAAAGACAACCTTATACATCCAATCAACAGCTTCTTCTAATATCACATAATTCAAGTTCCTCATTAGCCAATCTTTCTAAATAATCACTAGCTGGGAGAAAATCTTTTTCTTTGTCAAACAAAGAACACACAACTTGATCACTCTGCATTGGAATAAGACCAATTAACGGCTCTGATCCATTGTCCACGAGATTATTAGAATCTATAAGATGGTTAAGATCATCAATGGCCTCAAGGTCATCAAAATGCAGACTATCAGTACAAAGCAGGTTTTCAAGACTAAAAGGGTCTGAGGCTGCCATTAAAACAAACAACAAAGGAGatttttaaaacaattaaaataaAGAATGAATGATTAAAGAGCTGATGATACAGAAAGAAATTAAATGAGCTCCTAGAGATAGAGAAGTGAGCTGGGGTATATATAGGTATTGTGGTAGGGTGAGGGTCCAAGTGAGACCTGTGTACTAGTGCATTTTGATAAAAAACGGCTGAAAAGAAAAATATCTGTGATACTATTTTTTTTTGTTATAAATATATGAGATATTACTTTAATCCTATAAATATATTCTTTTGATACATATattttaattttctaaaaaaagattgaatatgttttattttttgaagaaaaataaaACAACATATATTTAATCTTTTTTATTAAAAAGGAAGAAAATTAAGTCAAGTTTAATTTATACCAATAATAATAACATATACTGATGATTGTGTATAATTTTTTCCTAAAGAAATATTTCGGTTAATTTTCATAGTTTATCAGTAAAAAGATTTTCGAAAAAGGTATATAATTTGACTTTCACTACGAGCAAATTCAACGATGAATTTAATTACATTTTCATATAATTATGACAAACACTTTTTAGATCGAACCTACTTTTTTGTCATTTACTTAACAATTAATGAAAAAAACAACGTATCTCGTAttcatattttttttttgaaatattcatatttGCTTTTTGAagtttaatattttttttttaatttttgatctCTCACTTTAAGATTTGGCCCATGCGGATCTAGGGTATAAATATCGATAATTCAACACTCTTGTATAAATAAAATTAAACCAATTATTCGTTAGTTTGAAATTTTCGCGtgcaaaatattaaaataatttaccTAATATCGCATTCCAACAATAAATGTAATTTTAAATACTAAATATAGTAATTCGTGCTAAAAATGTAAAGAATTCAAAAGATATGTTTAATTCAACTGAGAAAAAGTGTGACCGAGAAAAAATTCGGCTCAACTTGTAGTAACATAGACACGAcgtatttattaataaaatcctAATCACATAAATGAAACCATAAAAGCTCGAATTTAACCTTGATTTAAAAAAATCAGAATCTTAGTCAGCGATGTCCATCTACTTcaaattttatttgtttttcttaaaaaaaatacTTTCAAAACTCGGAAAATCATAAGTTATGAATAAAGTCTGTAAAATTTGAATAAAGTCTTATATAGAACTTAAAAgttttaatatattataaaaaattagaaatatgttttttattttttacaatagttttaaaaattaatttataattgtgAAGAAAGTATGCCAAGACTGTTATAAACATTActctttaattttaaatttaaacaatatttttaaaaaactgATCAAAATATGTCATACATCTATTAGTGGTGGTAATTTTCCAACAAAATAGTTAAATTAACAAAATCACTTATTATTGTTAGAAAAGGTTATTGAGTCACAATGGTAGACCAAATATTAAACAGATTATACTAACTTAACATTTATACGAGAAAGAAAAATAATGCCAAAGTCGGagattataaattaataaaaagataaaatattttttaaatgttCAAAAAATCAATATGTTCGAGATCTCGACCTTATATCTTAAGAAGTATAAAGCTAAAACTCTTATTCATGTGGTCAATATCATAAACATTCTTCATCGAATGATAAAAGTAATAATAACGAAAGAATCGATGATAACAAATAAAAATTAGGATTATTTATGAATAAAAGTCGTGGCGTGAAATTAATCACTGCGCTAAAGTTGAATTTGCCCCACTATGTACACACGAACTCATGACAATCAACCTACAGCGTTACACGACATCCGCCCATTGGTGTAGTACAGGGAGACAGATAGACAACACCTTTTGATCATTACCCAAAGTATGTGTATATAGTATGAGAATACAATTTTTGTTTGTCTATCAAAAAAGAGAGGTATCGATCTCCTTTTATAGGAATGCAAATTTATAACTCCAAGATAGTAAGAAGGTCATAGGTCACAAATAATGATGAGGGGGAGATGAAATCTAGAAGGTCTTAAAGAGAAATGTCTAAAAAACAAAAGGTCATACAAGTGAAAAGTCTTAAATAAAAAGACTCACATTTAAAAAGATTAGTTTTCTTTCGAAGCAAACAAATATTGAAATAAATGATAATAATAATTCTAACAATCCCTCACATGATGCAAAAAAAAATGTAGCTTGTGTAATAGGAGAAGTTTTATGGACAACGGATAATCAGTTTTGTAAGTATTAATGTCTTGTGGACTTGAATTGATACCCCGTGCAAACATATATGTCATACAACCATATTAGGTGAAAATAAAAATTCTTGAACCTTTCTTGGCAGTAAGTGAAGATATATATGCGCACTAAAACCTTTCTCATATCAAAAGGTGTTCTTGCATGACATTAACCTTGATAATGCCTTTAACAATTTGTGTTATAAGATGCCCTACATTTTTATGTGGATATTTATGAATGCTCCAGAGTCCTTAGCCTACACGATCTCATAGGGAGTTGGCGTAGCTCACATATTCATATAGGTAAGTTCATCAAGTTTGTATTGTCTTAAACCACCTATTACAAGGCTATGAACTTATTAAGAGCATTAACTCAACCTAACACATATGACAACAAAAAAATACTACACTTTTTCATTAAATTGGAATGGTGGTAGTAAAACATGAGTTCTTTTATGATTTAGTTTGACCCATTGAAATTTCTAAGATGGGTATCCATCACAATTCACTCTATATAGGCTTTAAAACCATTCCAATTGTGCTAACTCTTAGCACCATCTAAAGTCATAATGAGCACTTTTGTGATTTAACACAATTTACTCCACGATAGGGTTTAAACGTGTTTTATGCCAACTCTGGCAACAATATTTGATAAAGACCTTTGTAAAGAGGATCTGCAATATTCCCCTTTAACTTTACATACTCGAGTGATATCACATTACTACTGATCAAATTTACACACTATGGCATGTCTTAGGTGTCTATATTCTCTTTCTAATAAACATAGACTATTATCAACCTCAATTCACATGGCCTAACTCTTTTCTTCAAGTATATTCTTAGTGCTTGCGAtcaattataaatataatttctctccaacaatatgcatgtAACTCGGTCATTCTGATTAACAAAGTTATTATATTGTAGATGCATCTACAAAgtgaaaaatataaatattaacgAACTATTCTTCTCATTCTCAAGTAGCAACTTACTTTACAGAAGGAAAAAACTTTCAAACTAATCGGAGAGTTATAAAACACGTAACCTCATTATGTGGTAGCTTTTTAATATCAAAGTATTCATCCTGATATATATCAACCATCAATTTTATGTCACATTAATTCATGAAAACACAATAAATTTGACatgataaaatttataaaaaaatgccTTTATATTTATTTAGTAAAATTTAGGTCACACACCACACATGAGATACTTGCTGCAATAATGACAAGTAGTACAAATTCATTTGATTTTTCTACATAATTAGAGTGATGAGAAACCAATCATGTATAATGTTCCTTACATTACTCCCTCAAGAATACACTAGTCTTTCAtgtatttattatttaaaaaaattcatgTTCAAGCATCTCAATCGTCCATCTAACGCAAATGACTATTACATGAGACACGAAAATGATTGCTCAATTAACTAATATTGACATATTTTTCAACCCCCACAGTGAATTAACTGGGCATCAAAATTATAAACtctaaaaaaaataaattttgattaaaaatCTCATTCTCTTATTATCTTACCACAaaaaagatatatatatttttaacatttttattattatttacaAGATATATTACTCATGTAACTGTCTAGCAAATATATTCTCATTTAAAAATCAAATAAGCATGAAGTTTATGCAATACATCACAATATTGTGAACAAATACAAGACTAATATACTATTATATACATCATTAACAGTTTTTGTTCACTACTACTCCTTAAAAAATAGAGCCACAAAATTTTCAATACTACGCCTCAAATATTTAATCAAGTATGTCTGAATATACCGAAAAATCACATATAACTTTACAATATATATTGCAAGTGTATCGTAAAAAGATGACATATAAATAAATAGAAGTCAAAAACTACACactcactactagaaaaagtagaatagacatcgcctcttagacatcggttgctccTAGAGTCGATGTAAAAGGTTTTTTAGTCATCGTTTTTAATCAACCGATGTCTTTTGTTAATATAGACATCAACTTTTTAGCCCAACCGATGTTGTAAGTCTGTTTTAAAAAATGATTCAGCGCGCCTCTTCTATTTCCCCCTTAGCCAAATATTTCATTCCCTCTTAAAAATTCCCCCAATTTTTACTTCAAATTTTTTAAGTATCCAAATCTCCCCATCCCTTATCTAAAAacataaaacaaaaataaaaaacactcatcatcctctctctctctctctctctctctctctctctttctcttctctctctactcTCTTGTCCGATGAACTCAGCTCTCTTCACTCAATTCTATTGACCGGAGAACTCGACTCTCTCCTTTCTCTCTCGATCTAATACCTCCCTCCCAAAACCAATTCTCCCCAACACCGCTCTCTTTTCTTCGGAGGTTGAAAAAGTCAAATACAAGTTTAAAAGACAAAGGTTTAAAAGTTCAGAAGAAGAGGCTTAAAGAAGTCAAAACTATAAGTACAAGTTGAAAGTGGCCAGAGCTTGAATTGGTAAGTTTTAAACACCAAGTTTCAAATTGGGAGTTTTATTTAGGAAACCCGAATTTTTTAATTAGTCAAGgatttgattttaattagttataaaTAGTTAATAAAGTTGATTAATTATTCAAATGGAGCTTGTTAATTAGTTGAGACTTTGTTTATGTGGGTGTTACATATGATGTGTTTATGTGTAATTATATATATTCCGAGTATACGAGGCTTTGTTGAGGCTTTATTTATGCCTGTGTTGATCTTAATTTTTTTGCTTTGTTTAAGTTAAAATGTATGTTAAACATTTGTGTTGCTTTGTTTGATTAAGATATGTCAGAGTCTACAATTTTATATATTAATGACCTCATTATCATGAACTTTGTTATCGCAGGATCATGGAATGGTGATATCAGGCCCGTGGATTGGTTTACCAATGATTCCAAGGATAAGAGTGACAATTCGTCTCTTTGCTCTGATAAAGGCACTCCCACAGAAACCATCATTGACGCTAAGATTAATAGTAAAGCATCGGGGCTTCGTAGTTATTCAGTTTCAAAGCTAGTCGGGAAAAGGCAAAGGTAAGCTGGTGAGTAAGGTAAGATTCAGGTCACcttttaataatattaattgagaaGAAGTTGGGTAAAGTAATTTAAGCATATTGTAATTCTTGTCGCCTTGAAGTGTTTATATGTCTTAATTTTTCACAAGAGGCATCATTAGTTCAAGAGAGGCTACAAGAATGTCATTGACGAAGAAGTTGAGAGGGCTGTAGATTTCTCTAGGAGATGCAGTGAGGCTTTTATTGAGCTAATTTAATGTGTAATGGTTACTGAATATAATTGATGGTGAAAAGTTAGTATAAATTCTCATTGATGAAGTCTCTAGGCATCTTAGGAACTTACAATTGTTGTGTTACCATCTGAAAATAAACCTAGTACCAATGGTATCCAACAAACTTTTATGGTAAATAACAATTGGTTGTATATGTTTTTGTGTTACATTTCTCCAATAGGCTTATTATCAGTCAATTTAATTACTTTGTTTGGGTGGTGAAGAAATAATATaacaagccttaatttcagaaaTATGCCCCTCGTTTTCATCAATCATTTTGTTAGCTTTCAATCATATAATTGTCTTTGTTTTGTTTCCTCAGGGATAAGTAAAGCAAAAAATATCGTCAGGGGGAAAATATATCTTTGTTAATATTGGACCGGTTCAAGTTCTTTGTTAATAATTTACTGATGAGTCTCGTGTAATTATTTTGGACCCTATGCTAGCAACAAACGTTATGTAAAACAGCTTCTCCTTGGTAAAGCCAGGTAGTCAATAATTTTTTTGCTGGGGGCACTTGCAGCCTAGTGCATGTTTATAAAAGAATTGGTCCAGATTTAGTTGATTTTCTCACATCAGCACTCAACAAAGTATTCAATATTCATGCCTTTGAAATAGTATATTATATGTGAATAAGCTGTCTGTCTGGGTTTCCTCAGTGTTGACAAATTGAGTTGAAATAATATATTATTTGGTGCGTGTTGTGTTGCCATTGCTATTGTATTGATTGGTTTTTGCAGCCGATATTGGATATGCAGCTGGTGATGACCTGACAAGTAAGTTGAAGCCACGTGCCATTACAGTGTTTGTCGTCAGGTTTTGGGTACTGGATGTTGCTAACAACATGTTGCAGGGTCCATGGCCGGCCTTTCTTGCCGACTTATGTGCCGGAGATACAAATCTCATGAGTAGGTCCAACACATTCTTTTCATTTTTTATGGCTGTTGGTAATATCCTCGGGTATGCTGCTGGTTCCTATCAGAAGCTATACAAGATTCTATTGTAATTTACTTTCGTTTTGCATCAGTGTTTTAAACTATATTGCTATTCTATTTGATTTTCTCTTTATCAAGAAAATCATTGTCATTTTTAAGTTCCATCAGATCTCAAACTTATCTTATGTTACTAAGATGATGGAATTTTGCAGGAAAATCTATTCTGTCTTGGTTGGCAGGACAGTGGTATGGGGACCAGTGATAAAAAGAACCTTACTATTTTAGGAGGTATAACATATTAATCTTATATTTGGATACTTGATCACAATTTTTACGAGAATAAATTTGTATTTGTGATGGTTTGAGTAATCTAAAATACCTGGTCACTATT
This window of the Apium graveolens cultivar Ventura unplaced genomic scaffold, ASM990537v1 ctg8071, whole genome shotgun sequence genome carries:
- the LOC141704641 gene encoding cyclin-D2-1-like, whose protein sequence is MAASDPFSLENLLCTDSLHFDDLEAIDDLNHLIDSNNLVDNGSEPLIGLIPMQSDQAHGHFCSGAPTICLAINYLNRYLSVYEHLVEKFWSVQLVAVACLLLAAKLEDVGVPSTVDLQVADPSFIFEYQSLKSMELNVLASLKWRMYACTPFSYIDFFIRKLKSEDMIPSESLMYGSLIYKSCQFIVNTMKGVDFLEFRPSEISAAVAICVTRETQESEIDKAISGVMHFEKDRLLKCVQMIEDLTEIAASTDLPDGTVSVAARAGSGSPVGVLDAAFLSYRIYGRTVVSDPSSSNAANQDPKRRRLD